Proteins from a single region of Salipiger sp. H15:
- a CDS encoding sigma-70 family RNA polymerase sigma factor: MADRAAFARLYERTSAKLFGVCLRVLQDRAQAEEALQDTYVKVWKNAGSYRVNGYSPMTWLITLARNAAVDRRRRSDAGRAVQPLELDDRLADPAPGPAQQLEARAEAQALALCMDELPPDRAEMVRRAYLEGATYAELADATGVKLNTVRTWLRRSLLSLRECLSR; this comes from the coding sequence ATGGCCGACCGTGCCGCCTTTGCCCGGCTCTACGAGCGCACCTCGGCGAAACTCTTCGGCGTCTGCCTGCGTGTCTTGCAGGACCGGGCGCAGGCGGAAGAGGCGCTGCAGGACACCTACGTGAAGGTCTGGAAGAACGCCGGCAGCTACCGGGTCAACGGCTACTCGCCGATGACCTGGCTGATCACCCTGGCGCGCAATGCCGCCGTCGACCGGCGCCGCCGCAGCGACGCGGGGCGCGCCGTCCAGCCTCTCGAGCTCGACGATCGCCTCGCCGATCCCGCGCCGGGCCCGGCGCAGCAGCTCGAGGCGCGGGCCGAGGCGCAGGCGCTGGCGCTCTGCATGGACGAGCTGCCGCCCGACCGCGCCGAGATGGTGCGCCGCGCCTATCTCGAGGGCGCGACCTATGCCGAGCTTGCCGACGCCACGGGGGTCAAGCTCAACACCGTGCGGACCTGGCTGCGCCGCAGCCTGCTGAGCCTGAGGGAGTGTCTGAGCCGATGA
- a CDS encoding anti-sigma factor, translated as MTGAPQPDLPGGAEATAAEYVLGLLTDEERRDFEVLLAQDADLQQDVASWCAYFAALTDPIPETPPPATVWTRLEARLNPPAPSGLWRQVLPYLLGAVVAAGIAWAAMVAGLLVPGGTGPELHAELVAEAQGLTVRADYAPARGTLLLRREGGDYPPDRALEVWLLSDAAQAPVSLGVIAPEGESSVAIDPALAAQLAGATIALSEEPPGGSPTGAPTGPVIALARLDPR; from the coding sequence ATGACCGGGGCGCCGCAGCCGGACCTGCCCGGAGGGGCCGAGGCCACTGCGGCGGAATACGTGCTCGGCCTGCTCACCGACGAGGAACGCCGCGACTTCGAGGTGCTGCTGGCGCAGGATGCGGACCTGCAGCAGGACGTCGCCAGCTGGTGCGCCTATTTCGCCGCGCTCACCGACCCGATCCCCGAAACCCCGCCGCCCGCCACGGTCTGGACCCGGCTCGAGGCGCGGCTGAACCCGCCCGCGCCGTCCGGGCTCTGGCGGCAGGTGCTGCCCTACCTGCTCGGTGCCGTGGTGGCGGCGGGCATCGCCTGGGCGGCCATGGTCGCGGGGCTGCTCGTGCCGGGCGGCACCGGGCCGGAGCTTCATGCCGAGCTGGTCGCCGAGGCGCAGGGCCTGACGGTGCGGGCTGACTACGCCCCGGCGCGCGGCACGCTGCTCCTGCGCCGCGAGGGCGGGGACTACCCGCCCGACCGCGCGCTCGAGGTCTGGCTGCTCTCCGACGCGGCGCAGGCGCCGGTGTCGCTGGGCGTGATCGCGCCCGAGGGCGAAAGCTCGGTCGCCATCGACCCGGCGCTGGCGGCGCAGCTTGCCGGCGCGACCATCGCGCTGTCCGAGGAGCCGCCCGGCGGCTCTCCGACCGGCGCGCCCACCGGCCCGGTCATCGCCCTCGCACGGCTTGACCCGCGCTGA
- the msrB gene encoding peptide-methionine (R)-S-oxide reductase MsrB: MRRRGFLAVLAGWVAGVFGLRGRARAAEGFEITRSAAEWHARLDPGAYRVLREAGTERAFSSPLNAEKRVGTFLCKGCDLPLYSSEAKFDSGTGWPSFYESLPGAIGTKRDRSFFMTRTECHCRRCGSHMGHIFDDGPPPTGKRHCINGIALSFVPA; the protein is encoded by the coding sequence ATGAGACGCCGAGGATTTCTCGCGGTGCTCGCCGGATGGGTCGCCGGGGTGTTCGGCCTGCGCGGCCGCGCCCGCGCGGCGGAGGGGTTCGAGATCACCCGCAGCGCCGCGGAGTGGCACGCAAGGCTGGACCCGGGCGCCTACCGCGTGCTGCGCGAGGCCGGGACGGAGCGCGCCTTCAGCTCGCCGCTCAACGCCGAGAAGCGGGTCGGCACCTTCCTGTGCAAGGGGTGCGACCTGCCGCTCTACAGCTCTGAGGCGAAGTTCGACAGCGGCACCGGCTGGCCGTCCTTCTACGAGTCGCTGCCGGGCGCCATCGGCACGAAGCGGGACCGGTCGTTCTTCATGACCCGCACCGAATGCCATTGCCGCCGCTGCGGGTCGCACATGGGCCACATCTTCGACGACGGCCCGCCGCCCACCGGCAAGCGTCACTGCATCAACGGCATCGCGCTCAGCTTCGTGCCCGCCTGA